The genomic stretch GACAGCAGCCGGGCATGGCCATCGACGGCCGACTACAACCACTACCGCCTCTCGACCACCGAAGCCGCCTACCTCGACACGATGGAGACCACGGCATTTCTGGTCTTCCAGCACGACAGCATTCTGTTTGAGAACTACCGCAACGACGGGTGCGACACCCTCACCTCGAACATCTTCTCCGCCACCAAAAGCATCGTAAGCCTCCTCACCGGCATAGCGTGCGGCGAAGGCCGCATAAAGAGCCTCGACGACCCCGTGGGCAAATATCTGCCCGCATATAACGAAGGGCGCCGAAAAGAAGTCACCCTGCGGAACCTGCTCACCATGAGTGCCTCGCTGAGCTGGGACGAGAGCTACACCTCGCTCTTCTCCATGACCACAAAAGGATATTACGGCGACGACCTCTACCGCCTGGTTACCGAACTCGACGTTACGGGACAACCGGGTCGGCAATACACCTACCGCAGCGGCGAGACGCAAGTCCTGGCCTTCGCCCTCGAAGCCGCCACCGGAAAAACGCTGAGCGACTACGCCGAAGAGAAATTGTGGCGGCCGCTCCAAGCCGAGCACGATGCCTATTGGCTGCTCGACCGAAAAGAGGGCAACGAAAAAGCCTTCTGCTGTTTCCACACCACCGCCCGCGACGCAGCCCGGTTCGGGCACCTGATGCTCAACGGAGGGAACTGGCACGGGCGGCAACTCGTCCCGCCCGACTACATGCGCGAAGCCATAACACCCGCCTCATACCTGCGCAACCAGTGGGACAACGGTCCTCTCGACTATTACGGATTTCAATTCTGGATTGTGGACATCGACGGAAAAAACTATCCTTACATGCGGGGAATGTATGGGCAGTACATCGTCGTGATACCCGAGCGGGAAGCCATCTTCGTGCGCATGGGGCACAAATCGACCGACGTCTATGTCGGGCCGCATCAAGAAGACCTGTTCCGATACTTCGCACTGGCCACGAAAATCCTCGATGCCCGGGAAGGATAGAGAGGGTGCTTTTCTTTCGTTTTCATACTTTTTCCAAACAAAGTCGGACGGAGAGAAACATTTTCCGTCCATAACAACTACTTTTGCAACCGAAAAAGAGAAGAACGACAGACATGCGCAAAATCATATCTTTGAGCGACGGAGTGGCAGGTGACATAAACCGCCGCTTTGCAACCCCCATAAACTTTGAGTTGCAAGAGGGGGAACACATAGCCGTCATCGGACTGAACGGAAGCGGAAAAAGCACACTCATACAGACCATTACAGGCCAACTTTTCCTGCGAAAAGGCAAGTTGGCTTTCGACTTCGGGCCCGATGCCCACACCTACAATTCCGAAAACATACGCTACGTCACCTTCAACGATGCCTACGGCACGGCAACGGCCGACTACTATTACCAGCAGCGCTGGAACTCGCAAGACAGCGACCAAGGCCCCTGCGTGAGAGAGGTTCTGAGTCGAGAGAAATGCGACAACCCGCAATGGAAAACGCACCTCTATACCCTGCTGGGCATCGAGGGCATGCTCGACAAACCCATCATCATGCTCTCGTCGGGTGAGTTGCGCAAAATGCACATCGCCCGCCTCCTGCT from Candidatus Caccoplasma merdavium encodes the following:
- a CDS encoding serine hydrolase, yielding MKRSLKIILALAALLLVIYLCLPYYARQALLHLYPDIYDLDRFDKHIVHAPDSSRAWPSTADYNHYRLSTTEAAYLDTMETTAFLVFQHDSILFENYRNDGCDTLTSNIFSATKSIVSLLTGIACGEGRIKSLDDPVGKYLPAYNEGRRKEVTLRNLLTMSASLSWDESYTSLFSMTTKGYYGDDLYRLVTELDVTGQPGRQYTYRSGETQVLAFALEAATGKTLSDYAEEKLWRPLQAEHDAYWLLDRKEGNEKAFCCFHTTARDAARFGHLMLNGGNWHGRQLVPPDYMREAITPASYLRNQWDNGPLDYYGFQFWIVDIDGKNYPYMRGMYGQYIVVIPEREAIFVRMGHKSTDVYVGPHQEDLFRYFALATKILDAREG